Proteins found in one Candidatus Poribacteria bacterium genomic segment:
- a CDS encoding ornithine carbamoyltransferase (catalyzes the formation of L-citrulline from carbamoyl phosphate and L-ornithine in arginine biosynthesis and degradation): protein MHLITLNPWSETDILETVENSLKIKNHPEKYRHAISGKSLCLLFQKTSTRTRCAGEVGVTQLGGHAHYLDWRTTNFALADLGDEMRVLSAYMDIILARFLKHTELVEAAAAATVPVINGCCDRYHPTQALGDLMTIQEHFGRLDGIKLCFIGVHNNVCNSLIAAGMKVGVEVTVVAPEVNPAAVDKELWNEASGKGLYKTLDTDTTAIESSLEKVIAESDVVYTDTWVDMEFFTDPAFAKERKRRLEKMMPYQLNAELLKENECRVMHCLPAHHGYEISGELVNDARSIIFEQSENRLHSMKAILLKLLAHA, encoded by the coding sequence ATGCACCTAATTACACTGAACCCATGGTCAGAAACGGATATACTTGAAACCGTTGAAAACAGCCTGAAAATCAAAAACCATCCCGAAAAATATAGACATGCTATAAGTGGAAAGAGTCTCTGTCTGCTTTTCCAAAAGACCTCTACACGAACGCGCTGCGCAGGTGAAGTCGGTGTAACGCAACTCGGCGGACACGCACATTACCTCGATTGGCGCACGACAAACTTCGCGTTAGCCGACCTTGGCGACGAGATGCGCGTCCTATCGGCATACATGGACATCATCTTAGCCAGATTCTTAAAGCATACAGAACTCGTTGAGGCAGCCGCTGCCGCAACCGTACCAGTAATTAACGGGTGTTGTGACAGATACCATCCGACACAGGCACTCGGTGATCTGATGACAATACAGGAACACTTCGGGAGACTGGACGGGATCAAATTATGCTTCATCGGTGTGCATAACAACGTCTGTAATTCGCTGATTGCCGCTGGTATGAAGGTAGGCGTTGAGGTCACTGTTGTGGCACCGGAAGTGAACCCTGCTGCTGTTGATAAGGAACTGTGGAATGAAGCCTCTGGGAAAGGTCTCTATAAAACACTTGATACTGACACCACTGCGATTGAAAGTTCGCTGGAAAAAGTGATTGCTGAAAGCGATGTTGTCTATACAGATACATGGGTGGATATGGAATTTTTCACAGATCCGGCTTTTGCAAAAGAGCGGAAACGCCGGTTGGAGAAGATGATGCCTTATCAATTGAATGCCGAACTGCTAAAGGAAAACGAGTGCCGAGTTATGCACTGTCTCCCGGCGCATCACGGGTATGAAATTTCAGGTGAACTCGTCAACGACGCGCGCTCAATTATATTTGAGCAGTCCGAAAACCGACTCCACAGCATGAAGGCGATCCTTCTCAAACTGCTTGCACACGCCTAA
- a CDS encoding threonine synthase, giving the protein MNSFPKRVSPSIAPGESTERDIKIPTHPTEPQGKLERLECSKCGETYPHTVPQNVCTACGKPLLARYALEQVAETWKRDTLLSRPASLWRYRELLPISDPKNIVTLGETMTPLIHAKRLGAEFGLTQVWVKDESRLPTGSFKARGLAMAVSKAKALGLTQLAIPSAGNAATALAVYAAAAGITAHIFMPQDTPAFNKETCQLAGANVTLIDGLITDAGKIVAERKEREGWFDVSTLKEPYRVEGKKTMGFELAEQFGWELPDVIIYPTGGGTGIVGMWKGFAELEAIGWIGKKRPRFISVQSAGCAPIVKAWEEGATEATPWRDANTVASGLRVPQAIGDFLILEAIRKSNGAAIAVTDDAIRESMQLLPTTEGLLTCPEGAATVAALEQLVANGMVEASERVVLFNTGGYQS; this is encoded by the coding sequence GTGAATTCTTTTCCAAAACGCGTAAGCCCAAGCATCGCGCCGGGCGAGTCTACGGAAAGGGACATAAAAATCCCAACCCATCCCACCGAACCGCAAGGAAAATTAGAAAGACTTGAATGTAGCAAGTGTGGTGAAACGTATCCGCACACGGTGCCGCAGAACGTCTGTACCGCTTGCGGGAAACCGCTACTTGCCCGTTACGCGCTTGAACAGGTGGCAGAGACGTGGAAAAGAGACACACTTCTGTCAAGACCCGCCTCGCTCTGGCGTTATCGGGAACTCCTGCCTATATCTGACCCAAAAAACATAGTAACGCTTGGCGAAACGATGACCCCGCTCATCCATGCAAAAAGATTGGGAGCAGAGTTTGGACTCACACAGGTGTGGGTGAAGGACGAATCTCGGTTGCCTACTGGAAGTTTTAAGGCGCGCGGCTTAGCGATGGCGGTATCCAAGGCGAAGGCACTCGGATTAACACAGTTAGCCATCCCATCCGCCGGTAACGCGGCGACTGCCCTCGCTGTTTATGCTGCTGCCGCAGGTATAACCGCCCATATCTTTATGCCTCAGGATACACCTGCCTTCAACAAAGAGACGTGTCAACTTGCTGGTGCAAATGTCACACTGATCGACGGTTTAATTACTGATGCAGGCAAAATTGTAGCGGAACGAAAAGAGCGCGAAGGGTGGTTTGACGTGTCAACGCTCAAAGAGCCGTACCGCGTAGAGGGGAAAAAAACAATGGGATTTGAGCTCGCTGAGCAGTTCGGGTGGGAGTTACCGGATGTTATTATCTATCCTACCGGCGGCGGCACGGGCATCGTCGGGATGTGGAAAGGCTTTGCGGAGTTAGAAGCGATCGGTTGGATCGGGAAGAAGAGACCGCGATTCATCTCTGTGCAGTCAGCAGGATGTGCACCGATCGTTAAGGCGTGGGAAGAGGGGGCTACTGAAGCGACCCCGTGGCGCGACGCAAATACCGTTGCGAGCGGTTTACGGGTGCCACAGGCAATCGGCGATTTTCTTATTCTGGAGGCGATTCGTAAAAGCAACGGTGCCGCGATTGCTGTCACAGACGATGCCATCCGTGAATCAATGCAATTGCTCCCTACAACCGAAGGACTTTTGACGTGTCCTGAAGGGGCAGCAACGGTCGCGGCACTCGAACAACTTGTCGCGAACGGGATGGTTGAAGCCTCCGAACGCGTTGTACTTTTCAATACAGGCGGTTACCAATCATAA